A genomic segment from Mobula birostris isolate sMobBir1 chromosome 31, sMobBir1.hap1, whole genome shotgun sequence encodes:
- the LOC140190878 gene encoding calcium release-activated calcium channel protein 1-like isoform X2: protein MVEVQLESGQDYPQGLLIAFSACTTVLVAVHLFALMISTCILPNIEAVSNVHNLNSVHESPHERMHRHIELAWAFSTVIGTFLFLAEVVLLCWVKFLPLKKTPVDSTKDNSTSISPGKAAAITSTAIMVPSGIIFILFAVHFYRSLVSHKTERVERELDVLVQLQDQLDRGDTLHPTGSHFG from the coding sequence ATGGTGGAGGTACAGCTTGAATCGGGGCAGGATTACCCACAAGGTCTCTTGATTGCTTTCAGTGCCTGTACGACAGTACTGGTTGCAGTACACCTTTTTGCTCTCATGATTAGCACTTGTATTCTTCCCAATATCGAGGCCGTTAGCAACGTCCACAACCTCAACTCTGTCCACGAGTCGCCCCACGAGCGTATGCACAGGCATATTGAACTTGCGTGGGCTTTCTCCACGGTGATTGGGACCTTTCTTTTCCTCGCTGAAGTCGTGCTACTGTGTTGGGTTAAATTTCTTCCATTAAAGAAGACTCCTGTGGATTCTACGAAAGATAATTCGACATCGATATCGCCCGGAAAAGCAGCGGCTATTACATCCACAGCAATTATGGTACCTTCTGGAATAATTTTTATCCTATTTGCTGTTCACTTTTACCGGTCGTTAGTCAGCCACAAGACAGAGCGAGTTGAAAGAGAACTGGACGTACTTGTACAGCTGCAGGACCAGTTGGACAGAGGGGACACGTTGCACCCAACTGGGTCTCATTTTGGATAA